One Defluviimonas sp. SAOS-178_SWC DNA window includes the following coding sequences:
- a CDS encoding fumarylacetoacetate hydrolase family protein — MTNFVIPAPDVASIAVSGGGAFPVRRIYCIGRNYAAHAVEMGHDPDREPPFFFQKNSSNLDSSGEFPYPDKTSDVHHEIELVVALKSGGTNIPLDQALDHVWGYGIGLDMTRRDLQGEAKKLGRPWEIGKAFERSAPVGPLHPVTETGHLSEGRIELKINGEVRQEGDLNQMIWKVPEMISYLSDYFELAPGDIIMSGTPSGVGPVVRGDTMEASIAGLGSLTVKVV, encoded by the coding sequence ATGACGAATTTCGTGATTCCGGCGCCGGACGTGGCGTCCATTGCCGTTTCCGGCGGCGGGGCGTTCCCTGTGCGCCGGATCTACTGCATTGGCCGCAACTATGCCGCCCACGCCGTCGAAATGGGTCACGACCCGGACCGGGAGCCGCCGTTTTTCTTTCAGAAGAACTCCAGCAACCTCGATTCGTCCGGCGAATTTCCGTATCCGGACAAGACCTCGGACGTGCATCACGAGATCGAACTCGTGGTCGCCCTGAAATCGGGCGGCACCAACATTCCGCTCGACCAGGCGCTTGATCACGTCTGGGGATATGGCATCGGCCTCGATATGACGCGGCGCGACCTTCAAGGCGAGGCGAAGAAGCTTGGGCGCCCTTGGGAAATCGGCAAGGCCTTCGAACGGTCCGCCCCGGTCGGCCCGCTGCATCCGGTTACAGAGACCGGCCATCTTTCCGAAGGACGGATCGAACTGAAGATCAATGGCGAGGTTCGACAGGAAGGCGACCTGAACCAGATGATCTGGAAGGTGCCGGAAATGATCTCCTACCTCTCCGACTATTTCGAACTCGCCCCCGGCGACATCATCATGTCGGGAACGCCTTCGGGCGTCGGGCCGGTCGTGAGGGGCGACACGATGGAAGCCAGCATCGCGGGCCTCGGCAGCCTCACTGTCAAGGTGGTCTGA
- a CDS encoding NADP-dependent isocitrate dehydrogenase: MTADRPTPDIIYTKVDEAPELASASLLPVIRAFAGAAGITIGTRDISLAGRIIASFPERLTEAQRQSDDLAVLGEIVKSADANVIKLPNISASTPQLVAAISELQAQGYDLPDYPEDPATEAEKDARARYDAVKGSAVNPVLREGNSDRRAAVAVKNYAKANPHSMGVWKVDSKTRVSTMGANDFASNEKSAIVSEAQAGAARIELIGKDGTVKVLKDKVQYPAGTVVDATFMSAKALDAFIAEQIEATKAEGTLFSLHLKATMMKVSDPILFGHAVRAYLQPVFDKYGDDLAAAGVNPNSGVGAMLDIIAGMPSAAEIKSAVEATLTNRPPLYMVNSDKGITNLHVPSDVIIDASMPALIRAGGKGWGPDGKEADTNCVIPDSSYAPVYDETVRYFKETGALDPRTAGTVQNVGLMAQKAEEYGSHPTTFEIPFDGTVRMILANGDVLHQHEVEAGDIWRSASTRKAPIEDWVKLAIERQKAEGCQAIFWLDEARAHDAVLIGLVKPLLEKAGVADRFKIMSPRDATRLTLETIRKGENSIAITGNVLRDYLTDLFPILELGTSAKMLSVVKLMNGGGLFETGAGGSAPKHVQQLVEENHLRWDSLGEFCALGESFNFLAETSGNAKVRVLGKAVDTATQGILDHDRSPHRKVGRPDNRDSHYWFARYWAEAIAAQKDDAELAATFRKVADALAGDEKTILSELASVQGKPADLGGYYHPDAEKLAKVMRPSKAFNAVVDGLRARQV; the protein is encoded by the coding sequence ATGACGGCCGACCGACCGACCCCCGACATCATCTATACGAAAGTGGACGAAGCGCCCGAACTGGCCTCGGCCTCGCTGCTGCCGGTTATCCGCGCCTTCGCGGGCGCCGCGGGCATTACCATCGGCACGCGCGACATCTCGCTTGCCGGGCGCATCATCGCGTCGTTTCCCGAGCGGCTGACCGAGGCGCAGCGCCAGTCGGACGATCTGGCCGTGCTGGGTGAGATCGTGAAGAGCGCCGATGCCAACGTCATCAAGCTGCCGAACATCTCGGCCTCCACCCCGCAGCTCGTCGCCGCGATCAGCGAGCTTCAGGCGCAGGGTTACGACCTGCCGGACTACCCGGAAGATCCGGCCACCGAAGCCGAGAAAGATGCACGCGCCCGGTACGACGCAGTCAAGGGTTCGGCCGTGAACCCGGTCTTGCGCGAGGGCAATTCCGACCGCCGCGCCGCCGTCGCAGTGAAGAACTATGCCAAGGCGAACCCGCATTCGATGGGCGTTTGGAAGGTCGACAGCAAGACGCGCGTCTCGACGATGGGCGCCAATGACTTTGCGTCCAACGAGAAATCCGCAATCGTGTCCGAGGCGCAGGCCGGGGCCGCGCGGATCGAACTGATCGGCAAGGATGGCACGGTCAAGGTCCTGAAGGACAAGGTGCAGTATCCGGCCGGAACCGTCGTGGATGCGACCTTCATGTCGGCCAAGGCGCTCGACGCGTTCATTGCGGAGCAGATCGAGGCGACGAAGGCGGAAGGCACGCTCTTCTCGCTCCACCTCAAGGCCACGATGATGAAGGTCTCCGACCCGATCCTCTTCGGCCACGCGGTGCGCGCCTACCTGCAGCCAGTTTTCGACAAGTACGGCGATGACCTCGCCGCTGCCGGCGTGAACCCGAATTCCGGCGTCGGCGCAATGCTCGACATCATCGCGGGGATGCCGAGCGCCGCCGAGATCAAATCCGCCGTCGAGGCGACCCTGACGAACCGCCCGCCGCTTTACATGGTGAATTCCGACAAGGGCATCACCAACCTGCACGTCCCCTCGGACGTCATCATCGACGCCTCCATGCCCGCGCTCATCCGTGCCGGCGGCAAGGGTTGGGGTCCGGACGGGAAGGAAGCCGATACCAACTGCGTGATCCCCGACAGCTCCTATGCGCCCGTCTATGACGAGACGGTCCGCTACTTCAAGGAAACCGGCGCGCTCGATCCGCGGACGGCGGGAACGGTGCAGAACGTCGGGCTGATGGCGCAGAAGGCCGAGGAATACGGCTCGCATCCGACGACGTTCGAAATTCCGTTCGACGGCACGGTCCGCATGATCCTCGCCAATGGCGACGTGTTGCACCAACACGAGGTCGAGGCCGGCGACATCTGGCGGTCGGCCAGCACCCGCAAGGCCCCGATCGAGGACTGGGTGAAGCTCGCCATCGAACGGCAGAAGGCCGAAGGCTGCCAGGCGATCTTCTGGCTCGACGAGGCGCGCGCGCACGACGCCGTTCTCATCGGTCTCGTGAAACCGCTCCTTGAAAAGGCGGGCGTCGCCGACAGGTTCAAGATCATGTCGCCGCGCGATGCGACCCGCCTGACGCTGGAGACGATCCGCAAGGGCGAAAACTCCATCGCGATCACCGGCAACGTGCTTCGTGATTACCTCACCGATCTATTCCCGATCCTCGAACTCGGGACCTCTGCCAAGATGCTGTCGGTCGTGAAGTTGATGAACGGGGGCGGCCTGTTCGAGACCGGCGCCGGCGGTTCGGCGCCGAAGCACGTTCAGCAGCTGGTCGAGGAAAATCACCTCCGCTGGGATTCACTCGGCGAATTCTGCGCGCTGGGGGAAAGCTTCAATTTCCTTGCCGAGACCAGCGGCAACGCGAAGGTGCGCGTCCTTGGCAAGGCCGTCGATACGGCGACGCAAGGTATCCTTGACCATGATCGGTCGCCCCATCGCAAAGTCGGTCGGCCCGACAACCGCGACAGCCACTACTGGTTCGCCCGCTACTGGGCCGAGGCCATAGCAGCGCAGAAGGACGACGCCGAACTGGCCGCCACGTTCCGCAAGGTCGCCGACGCGCTTGCCGGTGACGAAAAGACGATCCTCTCGGAACTCGCATCGGTGCAGGGCAAGCCTGCGGACCTCGGGGGTTACTACCATCCCGACGCCGAGAAACTGGCGAAGGTGATGCGGCCCTCGAAGGCGTTCAACGCCGTCGTGGACGGGTTGCGAGCCAGGCAGGTCTGA